One genomic segment of Natrialbaceae archaeon AArc-T1-2 includes these proteins:
- a CDS encoding DUF456 domain-containing protein, whose protein sequence is MVDAVVVVTLALLVGGVLGTLVPLVPGGLLSLSGIVFYWWQSGFAEPGPLAMVIFGTLCVLTLFAEFFGGAISARVGGASWRTTAVAAAVGVALLVVTGPLGLLVGLFGTVFVLELARDGDVDGSVRSAVYATAGILVSTAVQVTLTTTVLVGFLLVVLLL, encoded by the coding sequence ATGGTCGATGCGGTCGTCGTGGTTACGCTCGCTCTCCTGGTCGGCGGCGTCCTCGGGACGCTCGTGCCGCTCGTTCCCGGCGGTCTATTGTCGCTTTCGGGTATCGTCTTCTACTGGTGGCAGTCGGGATTCGCCGAGCCAGGACCCCTCGCGATGGTCATCTTCGGCACACTCTGTGTGCTGACGCTGTTCGCGGAGTTTTTCGGTGGCGCTATCTCGGCACGCGTCGGCGGAGCCTCCTGGCGAACGACCGCCGTCGCCGCTGCCGTCGGCGTCGCCTTGCTCGTTGTGACCGGTCCGCTTGGGCTGCTCGTCGGCCTGTTCGGAACGGTCTTCGTCCTCGAGCTCGCTCGCGACGGCGACGTCGACGGCAGCGTCCGGTCGGCCGTCTACGCGACGGCCGGGATACTCGTCTCGACGGCCGTTCAGGTGACCTTGACGACGACCGTTCTCGTCGGCTTCCTGCTCGTCGTCTTGCTGTTGTGA